One Campylobacter concisus DNA segment encodes these proteins:
- a CDS encoding NAD(P)/FAD-dependent oxidoreductase, translating into MIYDVVIVGAGASGLFLGANLNGKKVAILEKNGSAGKKILASGGGRCNITNRFVSAKNYLGEQKFIEQILKVLSPDQVLRFFSELKFSEQKQNQFFCDSGAKSVLSLLLKRQNADIFYNKEVLGAKKVDEIFEILTKDEKFRARNLVIASGGLSYKALGASDIGYKVASEFGLELSMPAPALVGFSVQKDEFWFKELSGVSLSADVVINTKNESHKFSGDVLFTHRGISGPAILNASLFWQKGRICINFLPKFSEKNLVNGKKQLSSVLPLPKRFVLEFLRNFGLKDRAYYEFSDDEKNIIKRLFTYEFAPAGTFGFERAEVTKGGVKTNFLDENLECKSVKGLYFIGEVLDITGMLGGYNLHLAFASALKVASALKNNQSNRIEI; encoded by the coding sequence TTGATCTACGACGTCGTCATCGTTGGTGCTGGCGCTAGCGGGCTCTTTTTAGGGGCAAATTTAAATGGCAAAAAGGTTGCCATTTTAGAGAAAAACGGCAGCGCTGGCAAAAAGATCTTAGCAAGCGGTGGTGGCAGATGCAACATCACAAACCGCTTTGTAAGCGCTAAAAACTACCTTGGCGAGCAGAAATTTATAGAGCAAATTTTAAAAGTGCTAAGCCCTGATCAGGTTTTGAGATTTTTTAGTGAGCTTAAATTTAGCGAGCAAAAGCAAAATCAATTTTTTTGTGATAGCGGCGCAAAGAGCGTTTTGAGCCTGCTTTTAAAAAGGCAAAATGCAGATATTTTTTATAACAAAGAGGTTCTTGGCGCCAAAAAAGTAGATGAAATTTTTGAAATTTTGACAAAAGATGAGAAATTTAGAGCTAGAAATTTGGTCATCGCAAGTGGCGGACTAAGCTACAAAGCCCTTGGTGCAAGCGATATTGGCTACAAGGTAGCTAGCGAATTTGGCCTTGAGCTCTCAATGCCTGCCCCTGCTCTTGTTGGCTTTAGCGTGCAAAAAGATGAGTTTTGGTTTAAAGAGCTTAGCGGTGTTAGTCTAAGCGCAGATGTAGTGATAAATACCAAAAATGAGAGCCATAAATTTAGTGGCGATGTGCTTTTTACGCATAGAGGCATAAGTGGTCCAGCGATACTAAACGCCTCACTCTTTTGGCAAAAGGGTCGAATTTGCATAAATTTTTTGCCTAAATTTAGTGAGAAAAATTTAGTAAATGGCAAAAAGCAGCTTAGCTCAGTTTTGCCATTGCCAAAGAGATTTGTGCTGGAGTTTTTAAGAAATTTTGGTTTAAAAGATAGAGCTTATTATGAATTTAGCGATGATGAAAAAAATATCATAAAAAGGCTTTTTACTTACGAATTTGCTCCAGCTGGGACATTTGGCTTTGAAAGGGCTGAAGTTACAAAAGGTGGTGTAAAAACTAATTTTTTAGATGAAAATTTAGAGTGCAAAAGCGTAAAAGGGCTTTACTTTATAGGAGAAGTTTTAGATATCACTGGTATGCTTGGTGGATACAACTTGCATCTTGCCTTTGCAAGTGCTCTAAAGGTAGCTAGCGCTTTAAAAAATAACCAATCAAATAGAATTGAAATTTAG
- a CDS encoding MFS transporter — MLKSVLPLSFIVASRFFGLFIVLPVLSLYALNLSGANEFLVGLIVGVYAISQMIFQVPFGALSDKIGRKKALTIGLLIFVAGSIVCALASEIYTMLFGRFLQGVGAVGAVATAMISDFVTEENRSKAMAIMGAFIGLSFTLSMVLGPLLAKDYGLSSLFYLSAALSLLCVVLLYTVVPKEIKVSAKAEKVPFGKLFLQKDYMIINFTSFMQKMLTSIAFLVIPIVLVKEYGYESSELYKVYTLGAVLGFLAMGLAGALGDGKGLSKVILIAGTLLFALTYAIFAFSFTKFIFVVGIAIFFIGFNLHEPIMQSTATKFVKSSQKGTALGIFNSFGYFGSFVGGAFGGYIMHTFDFKVLAIVCVVLCVIWLVLLFSLSDPRIFKNIYLSPEASLNLELLNSQKGVVDYYKNEKNQVVKFDSRLTSEAALKESLKF, encoded by the coding sequence ATGTTAAAAAGCGTTTTGCCACTATCTTTTATCGTAGCTAGCAGATTTTTTGGACTTTTCATAGTCTTACCGGTGCTTAGCCTTTATGCACTAAATTTAAGCGGCGCAAATGAGTTTTTAGTCGGGCTAATAGTAGGCGTCTATGCGATCTCACAGATGATATTTCAAGTGCCTTTTGGCGCTCTTTCAGACAAGATCGGCCGCAAAAAAGCGCTAACCATCGGCCTTTTGATATTTGTGGCTGGCTCTATCGTCTGCGCGCTGGCAAGTGAAATTTACACGATGCTTTTTGGTAGATTTTTACAAGGTGTAGGAGCCGTGGGAGCTGTGGCAACAGCGATGATAAGCGACTTTGTAACAGAAGAAAACCGCTCAAAAGCCATGGCGATCATGGGCGCTTTTATAGGGCTTAGTTTTACGCTTTCGATGGTGCTTGGACCGCTTCTTGCCAAGGACTACGGGCTTTCAAGCCTCTTTTATCTAAGTGCCGCTCTTAGCTTGCTTTGCGTCGTGCTACTCTACACCGTCGTGCCAAAAGAGATAAAAGTGAGCGCAAAGGCCGAAAAGGTGCCATTTGGCAAGCTATTTTTACAAAAAGACTACATGATCATAAATTTCACCTCTTTCATGCAAAAGATGCTCACAAGCATCGCATTTTTAGTGATCCCGATCGTTTTAGTAAAAGAGTATGGCTATGAGAGCAGCGAGCTTTACAAGGTCTATACGCTTGGCGCTGTGCTTGGCTTTTTAGCTATGGGGTTAGCTGGCGCTTTGGGCGATGGCAAGGGGCTTAGCAAGGTCATCTTGATAGCCGGCACGCTGCTTTTTGCCCTAACCTATGCCATTTTTGCCTTTAGCTTTACGAAATTTATCTTTGTGGTTGGCATCGCGATATTTTTTATAGGCTTCAACCTTCACGAGCCCATCATGCAATCAACCGCTACGAAATTTGTAAAATCCTCACAAAAAGGCACCGCTCTTGGCATCTTTAACTCATTTGGCTACTTTGGAAGCTTCGTTGGGGGCGCGTTTGGCGGATACATCATGCACACCTTTGACTTTAAAGTGCTTGCCATCGTCTGCGTGGTGCTTTGCGTGATCTGGCTTGTTTTGCTATTTAGCCTTAGTGATCCAAGAATCTTTAAAAATATCTACCTAAGCCCAGAAGCGAGCCTAAATTTAGAGCTTCTAAACAGCCAAAAAGGTGTGGTGGATTATTACAAAAACGAGAAAAATCAAGTGGTCAAATTTGACTCCCGCCTAACAAGCGAGGCGGCTTTAAAAGAGAGCTTGAAGTTTTGA